In Paenibacillus hexagrammi, the following are encoded in one genomic region:
- a CDS encoding CBO0543 family protein, with amino-acid sequence MGNHLTEAYEEVQKARDKLHQLTVHQWKYETVFTWEWWLLVGLSIFPLIIWWRIVDKKRAYEIAFYGCMINIMAVILDDFGTNLSWWGYPMKLIPIIPPLLTADSILVPIILMIVYQLFSSNLKTFIIANILTGAVIAFVAEPIFVWIGYYHLNTWKFIYSFLFYITASLLARLVILRISK; translated from the coding sequence ATGGGAAACCATTTAACTGAGGCTTATGAGGAAGTACAAAAGGCAAGGGATAAACTGCATCAGCTCACTGTTCATCAATGGAAATATGAAACTGTGTTTACATGGGAATGGTGGCTGCTCGTTGGGTTATCTATATTTCCACTGATTATTTGGTGGAGAATCGTCGATAAAAAAAGAGCATATGAAATAGCCTTTTATGGGTGCATGATAAACATCATGGCAGTTATTCTTGACGATTTTGGAACTAATCTTTCATGGTGGGGATACCCAATGAAATTAATTCCAATAATTCCTCCACTATTGACTGCTGATTCTATATTAGTGCCAATCATCTTAATGATCGTGTATCAATTATTTTCATCAAATTTGAAAACCTTTATTATCGCCAACATCTTAACTGGGGCTGTCATAGCATTCGTAGCTGAACCAATTTTTGTATGGATCGGTTATTATCATTTAAATACATGGAAATTCATTTATTCCTTTTTATTTTATATCACAGCAAGTTTATTAGCGCGTTTAGTTATTCTTAGAATCAGTAAATGA